The window tgtattctGTGGGTGTATGATTTACGTGTTAACAGAGTGCATGGGACAAGAGTCTATAGAAACTTGTTAAAGCCAGAAGGATTAAGAGTAGCAGTGTTCACAAGCATGGAAACATTGGCATGCAGTGAGTTAATATAGAAGCTCCATCTGTTACACCATGTTGAAGGTGCCTTGCTCAGGAATTCTAAATACCTGCTTTGGAGACTACATCTACTAAAAAGCAACTTAGTCTGGCAGTAAATGCTTGCTTGGCAGGTAATAAATAATTGgacagaagaaatgaaatagagttttctgtaaataatttGCTCAGCAGTGTAATAAAACCGTTCATCAGGTGAAGTCTTTAAGTAAAGGTCAAATACCTTTGttaaagatgttttaaaatatcttgGCAGCATCAGTGCCTTAATTACCTTAGCATGCAGTGTAAAAGCAAAGACATCTATGGATGCTCCCTTGTAGTCATACCTCTTTTGGAAGATAACTCCAGTTATCAAGACagataaatttctttttttttttttttttttctgtcatgtgTTGATCTGTGAACACAAATACCTCCAGTAACAATTTGCTGTGAATCAGGTCCTGGAATACTTAATATATGCTAATTAAAAAGTTAcgctttttgtttatttacttgAAATTTGCAGGTTTCTATTTCAGCAGTCAGGTCAATTTGCTGATCTGGAAAGAAAGTATAATTTTTTACATCAAGAAGCTGAAAAAATCCTGGATGTGGGAAATAAAGTAAACTTAATTTCTGAAAAGGTAATGACTAACATCTTAATTGGATAATCTTTGGTGAACATTTGTCATTGTTATGTTGTTAATTTAACTGACggttttaaaataagttttcatAATGTGTTTTACTTGCCTGTGAATAGGCCTTTAGAGACTACTTCATACAAAGCATGTCAATCCATGCCATTGTTCCAGTGTGTGAATACAGTGGTTGAATCTCAGTATTATTTTTTAGAAACTGTTTTTAAGAACTGTCATATATGCACATTTCATTCCACCAGTCCTCTTTCATGTGTGATTCTAACATACATTGATGTGAAGAAAATTTACCAGCATTTTGATGTAACGCACCTATTCTAACAATATGAAGGCATAATAAAGTGATAGATAAGAAAATACAatagtaatgaaaaaaatactacCTCATGTGACATTATCAAGTAGAAAAACTGTGCTGGTTGCTGAATTATCCctgataatttttaataataagtACAGATAATGATGGTAGCACAGCATGGCTCATGCCAGTGACTTTGTTTCAGCACTGATCTCAGAACAATGTCATTTATACGTGATGTAATTTGGATATTTATATACACTATGCTTCAGATTGCAAAATGTTGCATGGGATTTGCTGTATTttggacacaaaaaaaaacaagtatGGAAAATTGAATATAGGCCATAGAAGTTCAACAATAGACATTTCTGGTTttccatgtcttcttcatgCTAGGTTAATcaacaatattttaaagattaaatgTGGAAACGCACCATGGAGAGCTTTGTAACAAGTACAGAGGCTTTTAAGGGACTTTATTTTCCCTTAATAAATGGAAATGGTTTTCTgttcttactttttttaaatagaCACAGACATTGTTTTATGTTGTAAATGCAGCTTGAATCTACTGAAAGTATCCTGCAAGAAGCTGCCTCATCCATTTCTGTGATGACTGAGTTTGGGCAGGAAATACCTTCTCTTCATAACTTCATAAATGATATTCAGAACAATGAACAGACTCTATCTCTAAAGATGCAAAGCATTAATGAGAAGTTCCAAAATGTTACAAATTCCTGGAGAAGAAGCCTGGATGAAATGAACACAAATGCTAGTGGTTTAAAATCAGAAGCAAAGTTCATACATACAGAAGTTACTTCCAAAATTAATGAAGTTGACCAAAGAATTAAATCCCTTTCAGAAAGAGTAAGAGATTTGGAAGACAGTACAGCCAGAAATATAAGAACACTAAAAAAGCAAGAAGATGATGAATTCTCTAGAGTTGAACAAAAGTTGAACTTGGATGCAAAGTCAATTGAAAAGCTAGAAGAAGAACAGAATAGTCTGGTAGCCAAGGACACAGACCTGAATCAGAAACTTGCAAACTATGAACCTAAAATTGAGGAGTGCAAGACCCATTTGCCAGCAATTGAAAATGCTATTCGCTCTATTCTTAGGTTGTCCAGTGACTTGCTTGGTATGGAGAAAAAGATAGAGGACTTGAAGACACAGCTGTACACTGTGGAAAATGACATGTTGAAAACTGTTTCTGATACAGTGGCGGTGCAGAAGGCTCTTGAAGCCCTACAGTCCAATGGCAGCTTGTTCAAATTGCAGCATGAAATAGCTGTTCTAGAAACAGGGCCTGACTTAACAGGATCTTCAAAAGTAAAAGAAGTAACTTTAGAAAGCTTTAACTTAGAAAATGACCAGAATGGGGATAAGTGAGTTTTGACTTTTTCATTAatgaaaaagcacatttttataAACAATGTGATTTAAGTGTATGTCAGGGATAGCTGAGATATTGCCATTGATCTAAAGAGACATTGGAACAGCCGAAAAAGTTGAGAATGAGGCCAGAGAGCCTCTGTTAAAGAAGGAAAGTaacattttcttaaattaaGGATTCTTTTCAgcttatttattaaaataccttttttattaaaaataatttgaaggaCAGTATTTAGTTTTAAGGAGAAAAGAGCTCATATTTTTAGTTTGTATTTAGTTTTCACTAGTTAGTTTCTTTTGTTGTTACTTTGTGTATTGTTTTCCATAGACTTGTAACACAGTGAACAATTAATTAATCATTTACTTCTCAGCAGAGATAGTTGTACCTTGCTTTTTATGTGTTGTACACTGCGATGGTTTGGtgctgcaggaaaacaggagTGCATTTTTAACAGCTGAAGCTTAGGTACAACACCCTTAGGGAAAACACTAGTAAAATACCTCCTACTGAGAACTTTGTCTTGCTCTGGTATCTATAAGCAGCTGGTATTTACATAGcagctggtttgtttttatttttggggagtGTTTTGGTGCTTTAGAAACAAATTTTAGCCTTTTCTTCTCTAGGATATTCTTTGTTAGGCATGATATGATACGTGATACGTCTCATATTGCTTCACATttgacaagaaaataaaaaattaacagtGTCACTGACATTGTTTCCCAAAATTTGCTGAACCAAGAGCTGCGGAAGTAATTAAAGAAATCAGTGGAGTTATGTGCTTGGGAGCAGGGAGCATCCAGTTTATCCATAGACCTATTTACATGATGTAGTAGTACCTGATAGCTATTCATTGAAACTTGGATCTCAGGGACAACACAAATTGTCTGCAGACTTATTGTCTTGGTAAGTTTGTATTTCTCAGGAAAGGAGATTGCTTAGTAGAAAGAGTATGAACCCATAACATTTATGACTTAATCAGATTTAAATTATTCTGGGTTTGTACATTGATTTCTTGAGAATTCCACTGAAATCTTCACTAAACAGGTAACACTGCCTATTCAAGAGACTATGAAACCAATGTTTCTCAATGTTATAAAGCTGTGCTGTCTTCATATTATTACTGCTTATGTATAAGTTTCTGTCAGTTTACAGTCatagtcaaaataaaaatatattgtagTGAATGTCACCATCCTGGTGCATATAATCTGATTCAAAATAAACTGCTCCTCCAGAAAGGGTACAGAGTAAATACTTTAGTGTTCCATGTCCTATTAGGAAAAactattatataaataaatggttttttaaatacttttaaacaCTTTCCACAAGTGTCTTCCAAGTTCTAGTGTTTCTACTTCGTATGTTTTTGAGGCAGGGTGGTGAGAGTGCCAGTGGAATGACCCCTAATCTAAAGTCTTTCATCAACCTCAACCCTGCTGAAAGCTGAATATAAAGGAGGTTCAACATGAAATCCTCATCCTTGGAGGACATTAAGTAGGAAATAAGCATGACTTTCCACAACCtaaattttggtgttttgcttTTGAGCAAACAGTTCTGAGCTATTAAGGAATGACCAGCACTATGgaagagttaaaaatatttgttcctgTGATGACATTTTTTCTATTAGTGTCCAGAAAAGGATTAATATAAAACTAATTCTAGCCTCTTGGAATGTGTTTCAGTTTgcttgtttggtgtttttttttttctctccaagtTCTACCCTGACTTACTGGGGACTGAACAGGATAGTATCACTCAGATGATTTCCTTTTTTGCTCCCAAATTTGAAAACCAAGAATGaatcacaagaaaataaaaataaaagagtgaACTAGCAAATCAAGACAAAAATCCAGCAGTAGCATGAGTTTTCTTTCACTAAAATAGCTTTTATGGAGACTTAAAAATTCCTGTATATGGAAGAAGATTCCATTTGATGACTTGTGTTTTCAAACATTACCTTGGAAAGTCATATACCACCTTCCTGTGATTTTTTGTAGTAACGGAAGAAGTACTAACATTTATTATGTatactgagaagaaaatgtggTTGTGTTGTAACAGAAGTTGATTTCCTAGAGACAGGCTTTGCATTCAAATTGAATGTCAGAGTAATAGGATATTTCATTTAAGTATGGCTTGAATTTTGATGTTAAGTTGTTAAgctagaaatatttttgtatccCTCTAGTGTGAAAAGACTTGGAACTTAATGAAACAGCTGGAAGACCTTCAAACAATTTCTCACATTAAATATCTGCAGGAAGATATTTATACAATGAAAACATGGTCTAGCAGcataattaaaaaacaagaagaaCTAGAGAAGAATTTAACAAGCCTTTTTCATGCAGTTTCAAGCACTGAACAGAATGCAGCTTCTATAGCAAAAAATGTAACGTTGACAATTGTGACAGTAAAAACTGACATAAGGCGCATTTCAGGCCTGGTCTCAGAAATGACTACACTGACAGATTCTTTACTA is drawn from Poecile atricapillus isolate bPoeAtr1 chromosome W, bPoeAtr1.hap1, whole genome shotgun sequence and contains these coding sequences:
- the LOC131592436 gene encoding inhibitor of nuclear factor kappa-B kinase-interacting protein-like isoform X1, with protein sequence MSEVKPRKKGMSSSKTSEGSQKAEKHSNYGKLASPRTSNNHSSFWMDSRTSLSIVSLAVCLVLSWFLFQQSGQFADLERKYNFLHQEAEKILDVGNKVNLISEKLESTESILQEAASSISVMTEFGQEIPSLHNFINDIQNNEQTLSLKMQSINEKFQNVTNSWRRSLDEMNTNASGLKSEAKFIHTEVTSKINEVDQRIKSLSERVRDLEDSTARNIRTLKKQEDDEFSRVEQKLNLDAKSIEKLEEEQNSLVAKDTDLNQKLANYEPKIEECKTHLPAIENAIRSILRLSSDLLGMEKKIEDLKTQLYTVENDMLKTVSDTVAVQKALEALQSNGSLFKLQHEIAVLETGPDLTGSSKVKEVTLESFNLENDQNGDNVKRLGT